The Pyrus communis chromosome 2, drPyrComm1.1, whole genome shotgun sequence genome includes a window with the following:
- the LOC137726978 gene encoding transcription factor bHLH113-like, translated as MAESGGFEGDHLAVTEGTSFSQLLFAADEVVNLAVNSDQTFNYTHSSTYPTQIKPPKMLCFGNYDHQTDVNRVEIGFSETAKKSAITCSSSSSVSSTSTASISALPNSKNKRRNGLAPISCTTTPTTQRATKRTKSENRSSAGNGKRKEKLGERITALQQLVSPYGKTDTASVLHEAMGYIRFLQEQVQVLCSPYLQRLEPPSQPVPGGVGEVKQAAGRSDLRSRGLCLVPMEYTMHVANSNGADFWLPTMANTNINPLSSPSTNY; from the exons ATGGCGGAAAGTGGTGGGTTCGAGGGGGACCATTTGGCGGTGACAGAGGGGACTAGCTTCTCTCAGCTACTCTTCGCGGCCGACGAAGTCGTTAACCTTGCCGTGAACTCCGACCAGACCTTTAACTACACCCACTCATCTACTTATCCCACCCAGATTAAGCCACCCAAAATGCTCTGCTTCGGAAACTACGACCACCAAACCGACGTTAACCGTGTCGAAATTGGGTTTTCGGAAACGGCCAAGAAATCAGCCATCACATGCAGCAGCTCCTCCTCCGTTTCTTCCACAAGCACCGCCAGCATCAGCGCATTGCCCAACTCCAAAAAT AAAAGGCGAAATGGGTTGGCTCCGATCAGCTGCACAACTACTCCGACAACCCAGAGAGCCACTAAAAGGACGAAATCGGAGAATCGCTCGTCAGCCGGCAACGGAAAG AGGAAAGAGAAGCTCGGAGAACGAATCACAGCGCTCCAGCAGCTCGTTTCACCCTACGGAAAG ACGGACACGGCATCGGTGCTTCACGAAGCGATGGGATACATCAGATTTCTGCAGGAGCAGGTTCAGGTGCTGTGCTCGCCTTACCTTCAACGCCTGGAGCCTCCTTCACAACCTGTACCT GGTGGAGTTGGAGAGGTAAAACAAGCAGCAGGAAGAAGCGACCTGAGGAGCAGAGGACTGTGCCTGGTTCCAATGGAGTACACAATGCACGTTGCGAACAGCAATGGTGCAGATTTTTGGTTACCCACCATGGCCAACACCAACATTAATCCTTTGTCATCTCCTTCAACCAATTATTGA